AGGCCGTGGCGCGCCTGCTGGGCCGCGCGCTGTCGCCGGCCCAGGCCCGCGACCTCGGCCGGCGGAAGCACGAACACTACGAGAGGCTGGCTGGCCAGGCGTTGCCGGCGATTCCGGGCGCCCCGAAGTTCGTCGAGACGCTCGTGCGGAGCGGCGTGCCGAGGGCCGTCGCCAGCTCGGCGCGGCGCGCGGACGTCATCAGGCTCCTGGGCGACCTGGGGCTGCTGCGTCACTTCGAGATCGTCGTGACCGCCGACGACGTGAGGCAAGGCAAGCCCGATCCCGAGGTGTACGTGCGCGCGGCGCGAGGGCTCCGGATCCCGCCCGACGAATGCCTGGTCTTCGAGGACTCGCTGGTGGGCGTCCAGGCCGCCCGCGGGGCCGGCATGCGCGTGATCGGGATCGCCACCGCCCACACGGAGGCCGAGCTGCTCGGCGCCGGCGCCGAGCGGGTGATCGCGAACTTCGAGGGATGCGCATGGCCACTGTGAGCGCGCCCGAGTTCTGGGACGACCTCTACCAGCGCGGCGGCGACGGCTGGGAGATGGGCGAGCCTCACCCGTCGCTGGTGCACGTCGTCGACACGACGCCGCCCCCGCGCGGGCGCGTGGCCGTGCCGGGCTGCGGGCGCGGTCACGACGCCCGCTTCCTGGCCAGCCACGGCTACGACGTCGTCGGCTTCGACTTCGCCGACGCGGCGGTGGCGGAGGCGCGGCGCCTGGCGCGTGCCGCCGGTGCCGCCACCTTCGAGCAGCGGGATATCTTCACCCTGCCGCGAGACTGGACCAACGCCTTCGACGGCGTGTGGGAGTACACGTGCTTCTGCGCCATCGACCCCCGCCGGCGCGCCGAGTACGTGCGGACGATGGCGGCCATCCTGAAGCCGGGCGGCTGGTTCCTGGCCTGCTTCTTTCCCATCCGGATCGGCGGCGGCGGTCCGCCGTTCCCGGTGGCCCGGGGGGAGGTCCGCCGCCTCCTGGCCCCGCAGTTCAGGATCGAGCGCGCGCTCCCGCCTCCGCGGCCGGTCCAGCGGCGCGCCGGCCAGGAATGGCTGGTCTACGCCGTGAAGACCGGCGGGCCCGCCTGACGGTGGACGCTCGGGGGGGTGCGTGTTAACGTTACGGGCACTTTCAGCCCCGGGGAGGTACCGTCGCATGAAACCATTGCGCGTCCTGTTGGCGCTCGCTCTCGTCGCGGCCGTCGCGGTAATCACCGCCCCGCCGCCTACGGTCGACGCGCAGGGTCAGACGATCAAGGTCGGCGTGCTCTACGACCACACGGGTCCTTTCTCCGCCGCCAGCGCGATGAACAACTGGCGCGGCGCCAAGATGATCATCGACTACTTCAACGAGCGCGGCGGGGTGATGGGCAAGTACAAGATCGTCCAGGTTGACGGCGACAGCCAGTCGAAGGCCGAGGTCGCTATCAACGAGGCCGAGCGGCTCCTGAACGTGGAAAAGGTCGACATCCTCGCCGGCGTCTACTCCAGCGCCCACGCCGTCCCCCTCGCCGAGAAGGTGGACCGGCAGAAGAAGTTCCTCTGGATCACCACCGCCATCTCGTCCAAGGTCTTCGACGGCCGCAACCTCCAGTACACGTTCCGGCCGCAGCCGACCGGCGTGCAGTTCGGCGAGCTGTCCGTGCAGTACATCGTCGACAACTCGAAGGACAGACTGAAGAAGGACCCGAAAGATCTGCGCATCGCGATCATCTACGAGGACGGACCCTACGGCTCCGACGTCGCGCTCGGCAACGAGACCCGGGCGAAGGCGCGCGGCCTGAACGTCGCCCTGAAGGAGGGGTACTCGGCCAGCGCGCCCGACCTCTCCGCGCTCGTGACCAAGCTGCGGGCCGCGCGGCCCGACATCCTCTACCACACCGGGTACAACCCTGACATCTCGCTGTTCCTGCGGCAAGCCAAGGAGCAGGGCCTCCGGGTCAAGGCATACATCGGCCACGGCGCCGGTCACAGCCAGCTCGACAAGCTGAAAGAAGCCTTCGGCAAGGACGTGGACTTCTTCCACACGGTGGACCCGATCGCCTCCCAGCTCATCGACCCGAAGAAGCTCAAGCCGGGCGTCGGCGAAATGACCGCGGAGATGGTGCGGCGCTTCCAGGCCCAGTTCGACAGGAACATGCCGGTCGAGGCGATCGCTCCGCACGTGTCGATGGGCTTCAACAACCTGTGGATCCTCTTCAACGACGTGGTGCCGCGCGCCATCCAGAAACACGGCGGCTTGAGCCCCGAAGCGCTCGCGAAGGCGGCGCGCGAGACGGACATCCCCGAGGGCGGCACGATGCAAGGCTATGGCGTGAAGTTCCACCCGCCGGGTCACCGGTTCGCGGGCCAGAACGAGCGCGCGTTCCCGGCCGTCTTCCAGGTGATCGAAGGCAAGTTCGGCCTCGTCTATCCCAAGACCGTAGCGACCGCTCAACCGGTGCTGCCGCTGCCGGCGTCCTCGCCGTTTGCGGCACGTTAAAGTGGGAGGGGGCCTCGACGGCCCCCTCCCAAACCTCCCCCAGGTATCGGATTGCGCCGGCTCCGCCGGCGCTCGAACGCGCGCGTTCCCCACGTGAGGCGATGCTGACGGTCAATGGGTTGACGAAGAGGTTTGGAGGGTTCATCGCGCTCGGCGGCGTCTCCTTCGAGGTGAGGGAGGGCGAGATCCTCGGCCTGATCGGACCCAACGGCTCCGGCAAGACGACCGCGTTCAACTGCATCGCCGGCGCCCTCAGCCCCACCGCCGGCACCATCTCGTTCCGGGGCGAGGACATCACGAGGCTCACGCCCGACGCCGTCTGTCACCGCGGCATCGCGCGGACGTTCCAGATCCCCCGGCCCTTCCGCAAGCTCACCATCCTCGAAAACGTCGCGGTCGCCGCCCACTACGGCGCCGCCCGGCCCACCACCGAGGAGGAAGCGCGCCAGCGGGCCCGCGACGTGCTGGCGCTGGTGGGGCTGTCGACCGATCCGCACGCGTCCCCCACCCTGCTGGGCGCCGGCGGGCTCAAGAAGCTCGAGCTGGCGCGGGCACTGGCGACGCGCCCCCGGCTCCTCCTGGCCGACGAGAGCCTGGGCGGTCTCGATCTCGCGGAGATGGCGAGCGCCGCCGACATGCTGCGGCGCGTCCGCGGCGAGCTGGGCATCACCATCGTCTGGGTCGAGCACATCATGGCGACGCTCATGCGCGTGGTCGATCGCGTGGTCGTGCTCGACCACGGCGAGAAGATCGCCGAGGGCAAGCCGCTCGAGGTCGCGGAGGATCCCCGGGTCGTCGAGGCGTATCTCGGCGAGAAGATCGTGCTGGCATGACGCGCTCTCGGGGCTGCGCCGGCGGGGCCTGTCGGGGTCGCGGCCCCCATTCGGCATCGCTGTTGGCGACTGACGTTGCGGGCGGCGGCCGATCGACGCGCGCATCTCAGGCTTGTGTTCTCACCCGCCCGCGCGCGCGGTTCGACAGGCTGCTGGCGAATGGGGGCCGCTCCCCCGCCACCCGCAGGCGTGACCCCAACTCTCGTCTGCCAGCTCGATCCCCCGTCGTGGCACACCCCGACGATCCGGGAAGTCGCGATGCTTGAGCTACGGGACGTGACGGCGGGGTATGGACAGTTCACGGCGCTGTGGGACGTGCGGCTCCGCGTGGCTCGCGGCGAGGCGGTCGCCGTCGTCGGCCCCAACGGCGCCGGCAAGACCACGCTGATGCGCGTCATCTCCGGGCTCATCCCGCCCCGCGCGGGCGAGCTCATCTTCGAGGGCCAGTCGCTGGCCGGCCGCCCCGCCCACGACATCGTCGCTCACGGCATCGCGCACGTGCCCGAGGGACGGCGGATCTTCCCCGCCCTCACGGTCGGCGACAATCTCCGGATGGGCGCGTTCCTGCCCGCCGCCCGCCAGGCGTTCCCCGAGAGCCTGGCCCGCGTCTACGACCTGTTCCCGGCGCTGGCCGAGCGTGGGAGGCAGCGCGCCGGCAGCCTCTCCGGCGGCGAGCAGCAGATGCTGGCGATCGGCCGGGCTCTGATGTCGCGCCCGAAGCTGATCCTGCTCGACGAGCCCTCGATGGGCCTGGCCCCGGTCATGGTCCTGCGCCTCTTCGACCTCATCCGCCGGATACGCGAGGAGGGCTACACCATCCTGGTGGTCGAGCAGAACGTCCGGCAGGTGCTGAAGCTGGTGGATCGCGCCTACCTGCTGGAGGTCGGCCGGATCAAAATGCAAGGGCGGGCCCACGAGCTCTCCGAGCAGGATTTCGTCCGCAAAGCGTACGTCGGCCTGTGATCGACCCGATCTTCCTGGCCGAGGCGGCCATCAACGGGCTGCTGCTGGGCGGCGTGCTGGCGCTCCTGGCCCTCGGCCTCAACCTCATCTTCGGCGTCATCGATATCGTGTGGATCGCTTACGTGGACCTCGTGATGATCGCCATGTACGCCGTCTACTTCCTGGTGATGGTCTACGGCTGGCCGATCTGGCTGGCCGGGCTGGCCGCGATCGGCGTCGGCGCGCTGCTGGGGATCGGCGTGCACGTGCTGATCATCTCGCCCATCCTGGGCAGCGCGCCCGTGAACCAGCTCCTGGCCACCGGCGGCCTGCTCTTCTTCCTCCAATCGTTCGCGACGTTCCTCTGGACGACCGACCACAAGTCGGTGCGGGTGACGCTCCCGGTCATCGAGCTCGGCGGCATGTTCGTCTCCTTCGCCCGCCTCATCGCCTTCGTCATCGCGATCCTGGCCATGATCGGGCTCTACCTCTTCCTGACCCGCACCTACATCGGCACGGCCATCCGCGCGGTCGCCCAGGACCGGGAGGCGATGGCGCTCATGGGCGCCGATCCGCGGCGGGTGTACCTCGTCACCTCGGCGGTGGGCGGGGCCATGGCGGGGCTGGCGGCGGCGCTGTTGAGCATCCAGTACTCCGTGCACCCGCACTTCGGGGCGGCGTTCGGACCGATCACCTTCATGATCTGCGTGCTGGGCGGCCTGGGGAACATGGTGGGGGCGTTCGTGGCCTCGTTCATCATGAGCGAGATCATCTCGATCGGCGGGGTCACCTGGTCGACCGAGATGGGCTACGTGATCGCCTTCGCGCTCTTCATCGTGATGATGTTCGTCCGCCCGGGCGGCATCCTGACGAAACGCGAATGACTCCCGGCCGCCTGGCCGCCGTCGCCCTGCTGGCCGCGCTGGCGGCGGCGCCGTTCGTCCCCATGGGCGGGATGCGCCAGTACGTGCTGCACGTGACCATCCAGATCTTCATCTGGTCCTTCATCGGCGGCGCCTGGTCGCTCATGGGGCGCTTCGGCCTCGTCTCGCTCGGCCACGGGGCCTTCCTCGGCCTGGGGGCCTACGCGACCACGCTCCTCTGGAACTTCTACGGGCTGACGCCCTGGATCGGGACGCTGCTGGCCGTCGCCCTCACCGTCGGCTTCGCGCTCGTCGTCGCCTATCCCTGCTCGCGCTTCCGGATCCTCGGTCACTACTTTGCGCTGGTGACCCTGGCCGTCGGCGAGGTGGTCCGGCTGCTGATCATCGCCGAACGCGACTGGACCGGCGGCTCCCTGGGGCTCACGGTCAGGCCGGCCGGCGCGGACGCGAGCCTGCTGGCGATCCAGTACGCGGACAGGCGCGTCTTCTACTACGCGTCGCTGGTGGTGTGGCTGCTGGGGCTCTGGGTCTGGGCGCGGCTCGACCGGTCGATGGCCCGCTCGGCCATGGAGGCGATCGGGGAGGACGAGACGGCGGCGGCTTCGGTCGGCATCCACGTCACCCGCTTCAAGCTCGGCCTCACCGCGCTGTCGGCGGCCCTGACGGCGCTGGGCGGGGTGCTCTACGCGCAGTACTTCACGTACGTCAACCCCGATACGCTAGCCGGCATCGGCGTCTCGCTGCGGATCGTCTTCGCCGTGGTGCTGGGCGGCATGTACTCGCTGCTGGGGCCGACGGTGGGCACCGCCCTCACCATCGCGCTCTCCGAGTACCTGCGCGTGATCTTCGGGGTGAGGTTCATCGGCATGGCCGAGACGATCTACGGCCTACTCTTGGTCCTCTTCATCATCTTCCTGCCCTCCGGCATCTACGGCAGCGCCCGGAGCCTGCTGCGCCGCCGGCGGACGCTCCCGGCGTCGGCGCCGGCCTGAGGAGGGGACGATGGACAAGGAGCCTTCCAAGGCCGCCCGCGATCTCGCGGCGCAGGTCGAGCGCGACGGCGGCCGCGTGCTGGCGATCTACCAGGAGCCCGTCGGCGAGCACTGGCAGATCTTCTGCCTGCTGCCCCGGGACCGCGTGGAGGCGAGCCCCTACCAGCGCGATCTCTCGCCGGCCCACGTCAAGCGCCTGACCGAGGCCGTCCGGAAGCTGGGCCGCTTCCTCGATCCCGTCGTGGCCCTCTCCCCCCGGCCCGGCGTGTACTGGACGCCCAACGGCAACCACCGGCGGATGGTGCTCGAGAAGCTCAAGGCCGAGCATCTGCCGGCCATCCTGGTCGTCGAGCCCGAGGTCGGCTACCAGATCCTGCCGCTCAACACGGAGAAGGCGCACAACCTCAAGGAGAAGTCCTTCGAGGTGATCCGGATGTACCGCGCGCTGGCCGGGGAGCAGCCCTCCAGCACCGAGGAGAACTGGGCGTTCCAGTTCGAGTCGGCGCACTTCGTCACCCTGGGGCTCCTCTACGAGGCGAACAAGCGCTTCGCCGGCGGCGCCTTCGCCCCAGTCTTACGTCGCGTGGACAAGTTCCTCAAGCTCACCCTGCGTAAAGGGCTCGAGGAGCGGGCCGAGCGCGCCGACCTGGTGCGCGCCGCCGACGAGGCGCTGGGGGCGGTCGTGGCCAGGATCAAGAAGCGCGGGATCAACCATCCCTACGTCAAGAACTACGTCCTGGCCCGGACGACGCCGCTCACCCGCGCCCGCAAGACGCTGCCCTCCTTCGAGCAGACGTTCCGCAAGCTGCGCGAGAACATCCAAGACTTCGACGTCGGCAAGGTCCGCTACGAAGACATCCAGCGGGTGTCCATCATGATGGCCCCGGCGCCATCCGAATGAGCCTGGCCGGACGGGTGGCGATCGTCACCGGCGGCACCGGCGCCCTCGGTCAGGCGGTGACCCTCCGGCTCCTCGCCGACGGCGCCGCCGTGAGCGTCCCCTACCGCACCGACCGGGAGCACCAGGCCCTGCTGGCCCGGCTGAAGCCGGTGGAGCGCGACCGCCTTCTGAGCGCGCGCGCCGACACCACCGACCCCACCGCCGTGACCGGCTTCGTCGCCGCCGTGCTCGACCGCCACCGGCGCATCGACGTCCTCGTCGCGCTCGTCGGCGGCTTCGCCTCCGGCAGCCTGCTGGAGACGGATCGCGCGACGTGGGATCGCATGCTCCAAACGAACCTCACCAGCGTTTTCACCGTCGCCCGGGCCGTGGTGCCGTCCATGGTCGCCGCCGGCCGCGGGCGGGTCATCACCGTCGGCTCGCGCGCCGTCGTGCCGCCTGCCGGCGGCTTCATCGCCTACACCGTCGCCAAGTCGGGCGTCATCGCCTTCACCCAGGCGCTGGCCCAGGAACTGCGCGGCTCCGGCGTGACCGCCAACTGCGTGCTGCCGAGCACCATGGACACGCCCGCCAACCGCGCCGCCATGCCCGACAGCGATCGCCGGGGCTGGGTGCCGGTGGAGAGCGTCGCCGACGTCATCGCCTTCCTGGCCGGTGACGAGACCGGGCACCTCACTGGCGCCCTGCTGACAATCTGAGCGGAGGTCAACGATGGATCGCTACGACGTC
This window of the Candidatus Methylomirabilota bacterium genome carries:
- a CDS encoding HAD family phosphatase, encoding MASAGVVFDMDGVLVDSGAYHRAAWQALLAELGVPLPPEFWRCTIGRPAEEAVARLLGRALSPAQARDLGRRKHEHYERLAGQALPAIPGAPKFVETLVRSGVPRAVASSARRADVIRLLGDLGLLRHFEIVVTADDVRQGKPDPEVYVRAARGLRIPPDECLVFEDSLVGVQAARGAGMRVIGIATAHTEAELLGAGAERVIANFEGCAWPL
- a CDS encoding methyltransferase domain-containing protein, whose amino-acid sequence is MATVSAPEFWDDLYQRGGDGWEMGEPHPSLVHVVDTTPPPRGRVAVPGCGRGHDARFLASHGYDVVGFDFADAAVAEARRLARAAGAATFEQRDIFTLPRDWTNAFDGVWEYTCFCAIDPRRRAEYVRTMAAILKPGGWFLACFFPIRIGGGGPPFPVARGEVRRLLAPQFRIERALPPPRPVQRRAGQEWLVYAVKTGGPA
- a CDS encoding ABC transporter substrate-binding protein, translating into MKPLRVLLALALVAAVAVITAPPPTVDAQGQTIKVGVLYDHTGPFSAASAMNNWRGAKMIIDYFNERGGVMGKYKIVQVDGDSQSKAEVAINEAERLLNVEKVDILAGVYSSAHAVPLAEKVDRQKKFLWITTAISSKVFDGRNLQYTFRPQPTGVQFGELSVQYIVDNSKDRLKKDPKDLRIAIIYEDGPYGSDVALGNETRAKARGLNVALKEGYSASAPDLSALVTKLRAARPDILYHTGYNPDISLFLRQAKEQGLRVKAYIGHGAGHSQLDKLKEAFGKDVDFFHTVDPIASQLIDPKKLKPGVGEMTAEMVRRFQAQFDRNMPVEAIAPHVSMGFNNLWILFNDVVPRAIQKHGGLSPEALAKAARETDIPEGGTMQGYGVKFHPPGHRFAGQNERAFPAVFQVIEGKFGLVYPKTVATAQPVLPLPASSPFAAR
- a CDS encoding ABC transporter ATP-binding protein, whose product is MLTVNGLTKRFGGFIALGGVSFEVREGEILGLIGPNGSGKTTAFNCIAGALSPTAGTISFRGEDITRLTPDAVCHRGIARTFQIPRPFRKLTILENVAVAAHYGAARPTTEEEARQRARDVLALVGLSTDPHASPTLLGAGGLKKLELARALATRPRLLLADESLGGLDLAEMASAADMLRRVRGELGITIVWVEHIMATLMRVVDRVVVLDHGEKIAEGKPLEVAEDPRVVEAYLGEKIVLA
- a CDS encoding ABC transporter ATP-binding protein, producing the protein MLELRDVTAGYGQFTALWDVRLRVARGEAVAVVGPNGAGKTTLMRVISGLIPPRAGELIFEGQSLAGRPAHDIVAHGIAHVPEGRRIFPALTVGDNLRMGAFLPAARQAFPESLARVYDLFPALAERGRQRAGSLSGGEQQMLAIGRALMSRPKLILLDEPSMGLAPVMVLRLFDLIRRIREEGYTILVVEQNVRQVLKLVDRAYLLEVGRIKMQGRAHELSEQDFVRKAYVGL
- a CDS encoding branched-chain amino acid ABC transporter permease; the encoded protein is MDPIFLAEAAINGLLLGGVLALLALGLNLIFGVIDIVWIAYVDLVMIAMYAVYFLVMVYGWPIWLAGLAAIGVGALLGIGVHVLIISPILGSAPVNQLLATGGLLFFLQSFATFLWTTDHKSVRVTLPVIELGGMFVSFARLIAFVIAILAMIGLYLFLTRTYIGTAIRAVAQDREAMALMGADPRRVYLVTSAVGGAMAGLAAALLSIQYSVHPHFGAAFGPITFMICVLGGLGNMVGAFVASFIMSEIISIGGVTWSTEMGYVIAFALFIVMMFVRPGGILTKRE
- a CDS encoding branched-chain amino acid ABC transporter permease, with translation MTPGRLAAVALLAALAAAPFVPMGGMRQYVLHVTIQIFIWSFIGGAWSLMGRFGLVSLGHGAFLGLGAYATTLLWNFYGLTPWIGTLLAVALTVGFALVVAYPCSRFRILGHYFALVTLAVGEVVRLLIIAERDWTGGSLGLTVRPAGADASLLAIQYADRRVFYYASLVVWLLGLWVWARLDRSMARSAMEAIGEDETAAASVGIHVTRFKLGLTALSAALTALGGVLYAQYFTYVNPDTLAGIGVSLRIVFAVVLGGMYSLLGPTVGTALTIALSEYLRVIFGVRFIGMAETIYGLLLVLFIIFLPSGIYGSARSLLRRRRTLPASAPA
- a CDS encoding chromosome partitioning protein ParB, which translates into the protein MDKEPSKAARDLAAQVERDGGRVLAIYQEPVGEHWQIFCLLPRDRVEASPYQRDLSPAHVKRLTEAVRKLGRFLDPVVALSPRPGVYWTPNGNHRRMVLEKLKAEHLPAILVVEPEVGYQILPLNTEKAHNLKEKSFEVIRMYRALAGEQPSSTEENWAFQFESAHFVTLGLLYEANKRFAGGAFAPVLRRVDKFLKLTLRKGLEERAERADLVRAADEALGAVVARIKKRGINHPYVKNYVLARTTPLTRARKTLPSFEQTFRKLRENIQDFDVGKVRYEDIQRVSIMMAPAPSE
- a CDS encoding SDR family NAD(P)-dependent oxidoreductase, whose translation is MSLAGRVAIVTGGTGALGQAVTLRLLADGAAVSVPYRTDREHQALLARLKPVERDRLLSARADTTDPTAVTGFVAAVLDRHRRIDVLVALVGGFASGSLLETDRATWDRMLQTNLTSVFTVARAVVPSMVAAGRGRVITVGSRAVVPPAGGFIAYTVAKSGVIAFTQALAQELRGSGVTANCVLPSTMDTPANRAAMPDSDRRGWVPVESVADVIAFLAGDETGHLTGALLTI